The proteins below come from a single Tachypleus tridentatus isolate NWPU-2018 chromosome 13, ASM421037v1, whole genome shotgun sequence genomic window:
- the LOC143239886 gene encoding protein GVQW3-like, whose translation MVKSKITTPFPDCRYLHLCISYAVLSEVRFFRLADFRMNDLKEQRLAVKFCVKLGKSATETFAMLNTAYGDVAMKRTACFKWHERFKDGRQSIEDDERPGRLSMSTDDPHVVKINTLVRANRRLTVRELAEECGISVGSCYEILTKKLKMHWVAAKFVLRLMTDKQKAHRVQVCQELLDRSEEDENFLSRIITNDDGPIVPVDG comes from the coding sequence ATGGTGAAAAGCAaaattacgacgccatttcccgattgcagatatcttcatttgtgtattagctacgcggttttaagtgaagtgcgattttttcgtttggcggatttcagaatgaatgacctgaaggagcaacgacttgctgtgaaattttgtgttaaacttggaaaatctgcaactgaaacttttgctatgcttaacacggcttacggtgatgttgctatgaagcgtacggcatgtttcaagtggcatgaacgttttaaggatggtcgacagtccattgaagatgacgagcgtcctggacgtctttccatgtcaactgacgacccacacgtcgtcaaaatcaacaccctagtgcgggcaaatcgacgtctgactgtcagggagcttgctgaagagtgtgggatatcagttggatcttgttacgagattttgaccaaaaaattgaagatgcactgggttgctgcgaaatttgtacTACGCCTGATGACGGACAAACAAAAAGCCCATCGCGTTcaggtttgtcaggaactgcttgatcgttcagaagaagatgaaaacttcttgtcaaggatcataacaAATGATGATGGTCCAATCgtcccagtggatgggtga